The DNA region TTGGGTGGTGGCGCATACTGGGTCTTCGAACTGCCAcccttcctctttctcttccGTACAAGCACGAACACCAGAGCAATCAACGCTATAACTAACACACCACCTACCGCTGCACCAACAACGGTTCCTGTTGACGTACTCTCAGTCGTTGACGAGTTGGATCCTCCTGAAGAGCTAGAGCTGCctgaggaagatgatgaagagGTGGGAGTTGATTGTGATGTTTGATTCGAGGTTGGAGATGTTCTAGATCCCGAGGTGGCATTCCGAGATGGCGCAGGGGAATTGCTACTCAAGCTGGCAGTGGAGCCAGGTGGTGGAGGGGTTAAAGGAGGCGGTGGAGCTTTGAATTCTTGTGAAAGGGGTGGGGGACTAGCAGGGGAAGACGAAGAGGAAGGAGGAGAGCCCTTCCCTGAGGGCGGCGGAGATGATGTCGACGAACTTGAAGCCGGAGGGGAAGCTTGGGATGGAGAGGCGGAaggtgatggtggtggtgAAGGTGGTGGCAAATTTGAAGGTGGCGGTGATGATGGTGGTGGCGATGAGGGCAGCATCGATTCTGCAGGAGGTGATGGAGGGGGACTAGACTTGGCGGGCGGCGGCGGACTAGCACTTGCTGCAGGAGGAGATGCTGAACTCGGAGGCGGTGAGCTCGGCGGTGAAGATGAGGGGGGCGAGGTACTGTTGCTCGGTGGTGGGGTCTGGTCAGTGGAGGGGGTCGAATTACCCGGTGGCGAGGGAACGCTATCGGAGTTCGCAGCAAATTTATGGAAATCCAAGCTCGTGGAGTTCGACATCGAGGAATTGGTCGAATTCGAGTTCGAACTCGAAGAATTGGTCGAATTCGAGCTCGACATTATTTCCTATTCCCTTTCACAATGCTCCCCCTTTCGCTATACTTTCTTCACTCCTAAATCCAGGAATGATCCAATATCTTCCCTCCCCCTTTCCTAAAAACCAAACCGTGACGCAAGCAATAAGTAAAACCTATGATCCTAAGCAAACCTGATATCGACCAAGGCAAGAATAGAGCCGGCAGATTGATATCGCGACCCTAGCTGAGACGATCAAGGCCTAGAATTAATGCAAGATTAAGAAAGCCAACAAACAAGCAAGAAATGGGACAAGGCAACCTCTGCAGACAAAAGAAAATCCAAGAACTTGGGGTTTGTGCAAGGAGGAGGGATTCTGGCAACAAATTGAGGGGGCCTAAGTTTTAGGGGGTTGGGGTTGGAGAGGGAGACCCCAACAAAAAAgacgaatttgaaaaaaaaattaaataaaaagagaaatggGGAGATTGTTGGTGGCTCCAATTCTGCATCCACCACCTTCCCTTGAATTTCTCTGCTGTTTTTGGAATATATAAAtggtttcaaattttttttcatttttccaaccctttttttttattttggtctattattattttccctcCTTGTTTTTGGGTACTCGCAGGCACGATTTCGTAAACGATACAGATTAACTGtcctccctctcctctcttcttcatctttcatttcctttttcttctgtaTTTGAGCTGCTGCTCTCTCCTTGACTCTCTCCTCACCACGCATCAAACATATACAACACatagacacacacacacacacgcatATGTATATTATGAGCCCTCTGGGCATTAGTTTGCCTTCTAAAGATACGAACCTTGACAAACCCACCTTCCATTAATGCCCAAAACAGGAAATTTACACCTTTAACAACGAAAGAACTTGGCATACCTATACACAACAGTCCAGGAATCGCCCTTCTCCTCGAAAGAAAATTGTGGTTTTCCAGAATTTCCTATAGCTTTAGTTCTCACGGTTCCTGCCCTACGTGCTGTGGAGAAGGGAGTTGGGATCTTTTCAGGATTTTCCTAATCTGTTCCCCTTTGTATGTTCATAATGGAATAGTACGATCTTCAGGGTAGGAAtctgtttttttctctttttccttccCCCTCTTTTTATCTAACTGCATAAGGATTATGtacaaattgattttttttttttaaatcccaATTCTTCAGCATATTGAATCAAAAAGTCTTTTATGAATCACTGCCTAAGGCGATCTAGTTGCTGCTGCTCTTCAAAAATTGCGAAGAAGAACGAACAAGAAAGATCTCCCCCTGTCCTAACAATTCAGGGAAGTCATTCTTATAACCAGAAAACTTGTTACCCAAGCTACTTTCATGCCCTGTGACCCAAGAAACAGATACTGCATTTCCCGTGTCAAAATCAATCCAATGAACATCTGTTCGCAGGAACttcatattttgaaattgatatatTATCCTCAGCAACTTCTACCCGCACCATCCTCCCAATTCAACAATCACACAAATCACCTAGCCCTCATCAACCTCATAAGAAAGAATTCATCAGTTGTAAACGTTCACAGCCTCACCGAACTAACTTCAACAGGAGATGTCCCTGGACGTAGCTGTTCCCCTACCCTTTAAACCATCAAAGATAAAAATTACTTCTCCATATGTGGCCTTTTCCATATGTCATTTCTTCCTAGCATATAAAGACACAAGAGCGTGACCCACGCTATGCATGGAATCAGACGAagtttcaattcaaaaattacaCCCACACTAAGTTcgatattttgtaaaatttgtCTCATATTTAGAAGATAACACTCTATTAGatagattttgaaattttaagataaactgtatttaagaaaaaaaattattatacacTAACTACTGCGGTGAGgatagaaaaagaagagagaatgatgagaatcaatatataatatataattgtcaGGGCATTCACCGTTGAATGCCATTTgtctaaaaattcaaaatggaGCATTCTCATTCACCGACTCTTTATATGCCTTATGTTTCCATAACTTCtactaaaataattattatttgcatattgttatcattattattacatcttatatctatataattatCATTACGTCAATTAAGTCAAATGGGATAATTGCTAGGGAGATATAGTTATTATTAAATCTACATATCTATAATTGTTGGGGCATTCACCGTGGAAttattaagttaattaaacCAAATTGGATAATTGCTAGGGGATATAGTTATTATATCTATACatctataattattattaagccAATTAAGccaaatctatatatctaattattattattattattatttcaaataggaaaatttcataaaaaaatttattaacatatttaacacctaattttttccatttaaagTAAGCTATAGTACGTAGTGATTTCCTCACAAATAATAACTCTACGCAATACTTGGGTAAGGGGGCTAGTTGTAAAAGAAGTCGGGAGCAAGTGattaaaaagagaaataaaagtcACATATTAGCTCttataaaattgaagaatGTACATCACCCATGATGTATGTTCCCTTGATCTCAGGGTTTTCTTCCGCGGAGAGCATTGACCCTATaattgaaaagataaaaattggaaaaaaaagaaaactgcacacgcatataaatgtaaataataCTATACAACTTTTGACTTTTCAAACGGGGTCAACCACTCATGTTTGACAAGACTATTCCCCCTACGCGCGTGGCGCTCAAGTGAAATGAACCGGTGATGATTGGCTGGGGAAGGCTCGTCTCATCGCAAGAACAGGACAGAACACCACTCTCTTTAACACAACAGCTTCACGTGTAACCGCCAACAACTCTCTCGCCCATTTCCTCCCGAGTTCccacaatcaaaattgaaaacaaaaatgaaaaatatacatatagatataatttttttggaaataaggTCCgaataattcaattcgagcTAATTTAATCCACTAATGGTAAAGTAAAGCTTTCtcagtatatattttttttccatttacaagactcaaattaaaaatattatttattaaaaaacaaGTATCGAATCGTTTAAATCaagtcaattttattttttatttatttttttatataatggtaatcataatttttaaaatcagacCAAGCCAGCCGATAGAACCGGTTCGATCAGAAACCGGACACCCACCCAGTTTGGTTCCTCATTTAACTCCATTTGCAAGTCAAATCTGGTCAAACTTATGAGAACTAGCCGATTTTCTAAAAGCTTATCGAACCCAATTGAATCGTCCTAAAAACCGAgccttgattttttttaaaaaaaaacgcGAACTGAGATAAAGGAATAGTGAGAGAGGGGGCAACAACAGTGACCGTCTTCATTGAGACGAGACTCCTGATGAGGGCGTAGACCCTGGAGACTTTAGGCCTGTGATGGTGGAGATCAAGCCACCACCGCtccaattttctcattttcgtTTATTTGAGGTTGAAATCGAGGATAGGGTCAATGAGGAAGTACAACAGCTTCGGTTGGAAGAGGCAATGGTCGAagtggaagaggaagaagggagATGGACTTAGCATAAGAAAAGAATGAGTGAAATGAAATGGTTGCTTGCTTTGAGCATCCTgctttttttatgtaaatcataatatccaaaaattcaattgagttttgactaattcagtcgagttAGATCAacccactaagggataaatcTTTACCGACGTAAATTTTTTGTATTCATAAGACTTGAGCTTCTTGCAGTCATGGTGGAAAGAAATCGAGAagtgaaaaaggaaagagaccAAGGCTTGTTGGGGaagtgaagagagagagagagagagagggtagCCTACTTTatccattttttaaatttcaaattttctttgagTTTTCCAACTTTAAAAATATgcttttataatatatatattatatataacatatattataGAGATTATTTAAATGTGTCATTTTCCTATTTCATTAAGAGAAATATACATTTTCAcaaattatttctttcttttttatatccCTTGAACCCATTAAAATTCGGTTGGATTCATGAACCCGTAAACCTAAGACTTGATTGGTTCGGCGTCTGATCCGGTTTTAAAAGTTTTGATTGTAATGTATTGTTGAGCAAGAAAGAGGAAATGATTATGGTAATCTAATAAATCTTCCATCCAAACCCGGAGAAAATGAAAGCTGGAGCTTCGTCATCTCTTCCGTTTCCCCACCTATTTAATTAACCCTCCACCGAAAATCTACCTTTCACTTGAAAACAccatctcctctctctctctctctctctctctctctctctcaaactATCAAACCATTTCATTGTCCTACACAGAACATACAGAGTGGGATTGGAGAATTGGAACATCGGGAAAGTTGGGATTTTTACCTCTGCAGGAAGAAATGCAAGCAGGACAGCCTGTGTCGATGTCGGGAACGGTCGATGCGATGAGTGAAGAGTTAGAGCGCAGTCTCAAGATTGCGGAGTTCGATCCCAAAATCGAACCTTCGGAGCAATCCGCAGAGCTCGGGGAGCAGTTGGGGTCAGATCATGAGGAAGGGGAAGGTGAGGATGAAGATggagatgaagatgaaggggAAGAATTCGAGTTCTCGTTCCCCTGTGGAAACCCCAACAGCTCGCCGATTGCAGCGGAGGACGCCTTCCACAACGGCCAGATCCGCCCCATCTTCCCCGTTTTCGACCAGAGCCTCCTCTCCGACGAGCAGGCCGCTTCGTCATCGAGCCCCCATCAGCCTCTGAGGAAGCTCTTTGCCGAGGGGAGTGGCCGTGTTTCTACTTCAACGAAGGGGGAATCGGAGGCGGACCACTGCCCCTGGGAGGGGAAAACCGTGGAGGAGATCAAGTCGCCGGCGGCGGGGGCCCTCTGCCAGAAGAGCAACTCGACGGGGTCGTCAAGGCTGTGGAGGTTCAGGGACTTGGTTCACCGGAGCAGCAGTGACGGGAAGGACGCTTTCGTGTTCCTGAACCCCCCGGCGGCGGCGCCAGGCGACGGCGAGAGGGACAGGAAGAAGAAGGCTGCAAAGGGCAGCCAGAAGAGTGAGGAGAAGACGCTGGCGGCCAAGGGAAGGGGGAACGGTAAGAAAGCTGCAGCGGCAGCCCCACCACCGTTCTACGGAAGGAGTAAGGCGGCGCCGGAGAAGCGGCGGTCGTATTTGCCGTACAGGCCTGGCTTGGTCGGGTTCTTCACCAGCGTCAACGGGATGAGCAAGAATGTTCACCCTTtctgattttctcttttttttttcatttttggttaaaaaaatatttctttttgggtcaaaaaaaaaaatcatattttaggTATTGCTTTTACCATATAGTTGATAGTCATtaattgatttgattagtttaaTTCCAGGGGATTAAGGCTGTACATGGAAGCCAACCGCTAGTTTTGTTGATCGAGTGATCGATTTTCAATATGTGAATATCCTTCGGTCGATGAATTATTAACGAGAACTGCTATTCCTTCCGTTTCGGCAAATGTGGGCTCTCTTGGTACCATCTGATCCCTAGCAAATCTCATTCTAATTTGCTAGCACCAAAATATCGATAGCTGGAGTTATAGTACGATGCAGATGACCGATTTATTCAGAAAAATGCAGTGCCGTTGTCGTAACTTCTTATCGTATATGTCAAGAATTGTGAACGCCATATATTGTTTCCTCAATTTTGAATTATGTCTTGAAAGTTGCTGGAAACAACTTCGTGCTTTGCAACCTAATAAATGAATTTCCCGTGCTCTTCTTTGACcatatgaataataataataataataataataatgtgttaatttcattatttttatggaGAAGAAATTTCCAAGCCAAGGAGGAGGGAGAAGAATGAACTTGGAAGCTGCCTTGACTTTTCTTTCCCTCCTTTGTTTGGCACGAAACTATTGCCATTGTTGTtcctttctccttttcttgttATCGAAACagttttctttccctttcgtCGAAAGCGATGCGAACCAAAAAAACATCGCTTCGAGCTGAACTACTGTAAGTGTTCATGACAGCAGACTCTACGCACTGTCTGTCGTCATATTAACGGCACACACATCGCGCGCGTATCTGTTATTATCAGTCTGTATCAAGTGACTGcagtaaaatttaaaaggagggaagaggagcggaaatggggTCTGCTCGATTCGGCCTTCTCCTTTTCGGGTCGCTTTGGTAGAACAAAGACCGATGACTTACATAATGGAAGAGATCTTTTGGGGAAGACTAGATTGAGCAACATCTGCTGCGTTCATACTATAAATCCAACCACCCACAACAAAATGGTGGAGGCCATGTTCTTGTCGTGTGTTTCACATTGACAATCCGTTGTTTTAATAATCTCAAGTTAAATAAACTAATTGTAATCAAGTGCGGTTTGATTAGTCTAAAGTAGTTGTCCTTTTCatccaatttttaatttaatatgtGAATACGAGAATATTCCTGTCAGGATAAGATAGCAATCGGGACCACGAAACTCCCTAGCAAGGAGACAGAACAATACACCTCTAGGACAACATTTAATAATCGAAAACTGAACAGTTCCTACAATAATTTTCATTCGACTTCCTGCGCGGAGCAGAATGACTTTTCGGTTCTTTGCTGCGGGCATCTTTGTTCATGTTTGTGAGCTGATTTCACTTATCTCGATCTCATGCACCTTAAGTCAACGCAGATCGAAAATCTCGAACCTCAGATTTGAGTTCTTGTAGAC from Punica granatum isolate Tunisia-2019 chromosome 3, ASM765513v2, whole genome shotgun sequence includes:
- the LOC116200590 gene encoding uncharacterized protein LOC116200590, coding for MSGTVDAMSEELERSLKIAEFDPKIEPSEQSAELGEQLGSDHEEGEGEDEDGDEDEGEEFEFSFPCGNPNSSPIAAEDAFHNGQIRPIFPVFDQSLLSDEQAASSSSPHQPLRKLFAEGSGRVSTSTKGESEADHCPWEGKTVEEIKSPAAGALCQKSNSTGSSRLWRFRDLVHRSSSDGKDAFVFLNPPAAAPGDGERDRKKKAAKGSQKSEEKTLAAKGRGNGKKAAAAAPPPFYGRSKAAPEKRRSYLPYRPGLVGFFTSVNGMSKNVHPF